A genomic window from candidate division KSB1 bacterium includes:
- a CDS encoding nitroreductase family protein, whose product MTFHQLIHYRYSVRAFRPDPVEPMKLERVVEAFCIAPTAANRQPFRLYVIETAKHRETLKRLYGREWFVQAPYVLGVVAVPEEAWTRRDGVNYAEVDATIAFDHLILQAAELGLGTCWVAAFDPQVARELLGYPPTWQPVAFTPLGYPADAPKPKIRRPQEELVVYV is encoded by the coding sequence ATGACGTTTCATCAACTCATCCATTATCGCTACAGCGTTCGCGCTTTTCGGCCGGATCCGGTCGAGCCGATGAAGCTGGAGAGGGTTGTCGAAGCCTTTTGCATCGCACCGACGGCCGCCAACCGCCAGCCGTTCCGCCTGTACGTCATCGAAACCGCCAAGCATCGCGAGACGCTCAAGCGTCTCTATGGCCGCGAATGGTTCGTGCAGGCGCCGTACGTCCTTGGCGTCGTTGCCGTGCCCGAGGAAGCCTGGACGCGCCGCGACGGCGTCAACTATGCGGAGGTAGATGCGACCATCGCCTTCGATCACCTCATCCTGCAGGCGGCGGAGCTGGGCCTGGGTACCTGCTGGGTCGCCGCGTTCGACCCGCAGGTCGCCCGCGAGCTGCTCGGCTATCCGCCGACCTGGCAGCCGGTCGCGTTTACGCCGCTCGGCTACCCCGCGGACGCTCCGAAACCGAAAATCCGTCGACCGCAGGAAGAATTGGTCGTGTATGTATAA